The sequence below is a genomic window from Citricoccus muralis.
GCGAGGCCGCAGGTCGGAACCTGAAGCGGGTGCACCTGGAGCTCGGCGGCAACAACGCCACCGTGGTGCTGCCCGGGGCCGACGTCGCGAAAGCCGCTTCTGCCGGCGCCTTCGGTTCGTTTCTGCACCAGGGCCAGGTGTGCATGACCACCGGGCGCCACCTGGTGCACGAATCCCTGGCAGATGAGTACGTCAGCGCGCTGAAAGAGAAGGCCGAGCACCTGCCCGTGGGCGATCCGACGCACGAAAACACCGCGCTCGGACCGATCATCGACGAGAAGCAACGCGACAACATCGACCGCATCGTCCGCGAGGCCAAAGACGCCGGGGCGAACATCGTGGCCGGCGGCACCTACGAGAACCTGTTCTACGCGCCCACCGTGATCACGGACTTGACTGAGGACAACCCGGCCTGGTCGGAGGAGATCTTCGGGCCCGTCGCCCCGGTGCGCACCTTCGCCACCGTGGAGGAGGCGGCGGAGATCGTGAACTCTTCGGAGTACGGTCTTTCGGTGGGAATTCTCGGCGACGTCGGCGAGGCCATGAAGCTGGCGGATCTGGTGCGCTCGGGCAAGGTGCACATCAACGAGCAGACCGTCTCCGATGAGTCCAACGCGCCCTTCGGCGGGTTCGGGGATTCCGGCAATGGCTCCCGCTTCGGCGGGTACAGCGCGAACATCGAGGCGTTCACCGAGATCCAATGGCTCACTATGCGCTCGGAGATCGCGCCCTATCCGTTCTGATCGTCGCGGCTCCACTGCCGCTGTCGTTCCCGTTGGCCGTGGGTGATCCGGCGCAGATCGGGCTCGGAGTCGAACCCTGAGCCGAGTGCGCCGGCCACGGTGCCCATCGCAGCAGACAACCAGGCAATGTCGAGATAGTTGCTGAAGTGGGCCTCCTCGCCGAGGATGTCGGACATGAACCCGGGGTCGATCACAATCAGCGCGCCACCCAGAATCAGCACCACCAGCACCGCGTAGAGCGCGAGCATGCATAGTGCCAGAGTCAGCACGGTGGAGAGGTTGTAGTAGAGCACCACCCGCGAGAGGCTCTCATGCTTCGGTCGATCCCACAGCCCGTTACTCAGAATCAGCCAGGCACCCATCGCCGTCATGGCGGTCACCCCGATGAGCAGCAGCCGGGTGGTGGTCAGTGCGTCCGACATCTGCCAGATCGAGTGGTAGAAGATACCGAAAGCTCCGGTGGCGGAAGCGGCAGCCAACGCGTGAGACAGCTTCGGCACAGTGCGCCAAGGGTCGTTGGCCATGGTCATCCCGGCCACGGTGCGTGGGGCGCCCGTGAACGTGTGCGCATGCAGGGCGTAGCTGCCGTCGCGCTGCGACCACTGGCTCCAGCGCAAGGTGTATCGCTTCGGCGTCGGCACAGTCACCCCCGGGGCCACCCGCAGCACGGCGTCGACCATCACCCGCAGCAGCCGCCTCTTGGTCATCCAGGCGCCGAAAGTCGGGCACGACAGCACCGCAAGCTGCTGATCAGGGAAGATCTCGGCCATCAGCGGTTTGCCCTCACTGTGCCGCGGAATCTCGGTGAGCAGCAGGATGACGTCGACATGCTCGTACTCCTCGGCGATGGCGCGGGCATCACGGTACTCCAGGACATTGTCGGGGTCGATCCGGATCATCTCCGTATGCAACGAGACCCGCACGGTGCGCTGCAGTAACTTCGTCAGATCCGTTTCAAACCGCTCGCGCACGGCTCGCGCCCGTCGGGTGGGCAGGCCCGGGTCGGCCACCATCAACACGTGGAGGCTCACCGAATCGGTCGAATTTGCCATGGACCCCCACCCTAGTAGCGCCGTCGCAAAGCCCACAAGGAGAGATACACGGTCATCTAGGCTGAGCGGGTGACGACTCACGACGACGCCTCCGCGCACCGCCGCCCACCGCTGGCGATTTCTCTGGCCGCGCTCACCTCGAGCGTGGACCGGTTCGGCATCTCTCCGCTGCTGATGTTCATCGCCGTCGATTTCGGGGTGTCGCTGGCCGGTTCCGTCGCCGTCGCCTCGGTCTATTTCCTCTGCTACGGGGTCAGCCAGCCGGTGTGGGGCATCCTTTCGGACGCACTCGGCCGACTTCCCGTCATGCGGATCGCCCTGATCGGGGCCGTGCTTGGCTCGCTGGCGTCCCTGCCCGCACCGGGGCTGCTCAGCCTCACCCTGGCCCGCGCTGTCACCGGGGCGTTCTTCGGTGCCGTCGTGCCCGCCTCGATCACCTACGTGGGCGACACGTCGACGCCGCGGCACCGGCAGTCCGCGCTGTCGGATCTGATGGCCGCCATTGCCGTGGGCACCGCACTGGCCACCGCCGCAGCCGGACTGGTGGGCCAGTGGCTGGACTGGCGCGTGATGTTCGCCGTCTCCGCAGGTCTGGCCCTGGTCAGCCTGATTCCCCTCTTCCGCCTGCCCGAACCCGAGCGCGAAACCGGGGTGTCCATCCTCCGCGGCATGGTCCTGTTCTTCCGCGAGCGGTGGGCGCTGCTGGTCGTGGGCCTGGCGTTCGTGGAGGGCGCCCTGGTGCTGGGACTGCTGACCCTACTTGCCCCCGCGCTGGAGCATCAGGGGGTCTCCCCCGGCGCGGCCGGGCTGTCGGTGGCGGCCTACGGTGTGGCCACCATCCTGGTCAGCCGCGGGGTGCGCCCGCTGACCGCACGGTGGTCGCCGTCGCGCATCATCGCCCTGGGCGGCACGTGTCTGACCCTGGGGCTGGGCATCGTGGCGCTGCATCAGGCGGTGCCCACCGTGATCGTGGCCGCCCTGCTGTTGGGTGCCACCTGGGCGCTGATGCACACCTCGCTGCAGGCCTGGGTCACCGAGGTGGTCCCGTCAGCGCGCGGGCTGTCGGTCGCGTTCTTCGCCGGGTGCCTTTTCGCTGGCAGTGCGGCCGGATCCGGGCTGGCCGGCCCGCTGGCCGAGGCCGGGCACTGGGGCCTGCTGTTCGGTGTGGCCGCCGTCGTCGCGCTGGCGCTCACCGTCGTCGCCGCGGCCACCCGCTCCCGCTACCAGTATGGCTGAGCAGCCACCTCTTATTTTTGGAACGCGATGATCCGCTCAATTCCGGCGGCCACGGCGTCATAGCCTGCCGCGAAGGAGATCCGCACGTATTCGTTGCCGCGTGCGGTGTCGAAATCATCGCCAGGGGTCAGCGCCACGTGGGCTTCTTCGAGCAGCGCCCGGCAGTAGGCACCCGAGCTACCGAACCGGTCCAGCATGTCCTGCGGGATCCGCGCGTAGAAGTAGAACGCCCCGTCCGCCGGTGCCGCGTCGGTCCAGCCCAGAGACCCCTGATGCTCCAGCATCAGCGAGCGGGTGCGCGCGAATTCCTGCACCTGCGCGTCGCATTCGGCGTAGGCCTCAGGGCTGAACGCCTCAATCGCCGCATACTGTGCTGCGGCGGGAGGACACAGTGAGACCGACCCGCTCAACGCGTTGACGGCTGGGGCCAGATCATCGGGCATCAGCATCCATCCGACCCTCCAGCCCGGCATGCCCCAGTATTTGGAGAAGGAACTGATCACGATGGCGTCGCGGCCGAATTCCCAGGCGCTGTGGCCGCGCCCGTCCCCGGTGTAGGTGATGCCGTGGTAGATCTCATCCGACACCAACCGCACCCCGCGTGCGGAGGTCCAGTCGGTGAGCTCGCGCAGGTTCTCGGCCGTGATCATGGTGCCGGTCGGATTGTTCGGCGAGGCCACCACCACGCCCGCCAGTTCTCCATGCTCTTCGACGGCGCGATCCAGCATCGCACCGGTCAGCTGGAATCCGGTCTCCGCGCCCGCGTCGACTTCCACCACGTCACAGCCCAGCGCGGTGAGGATGTTCCGGTACGCGGCGTATCCCGGGCGCGCCACCGCCACGCGATCACCCACATCGAACGCAGCCAGGAACGCCGCGACGAAGGCGCCGGAAGAGCCGGTCGTCACCGCCACGTGCTCGGCCCGCACCCCGGCACCCGAGTCATCGAATCCGTACCAGCCGCGGTAGTGTCCGGCGATCGCCTCGCGCAGACCCTGCACGCCCAGCACCGGGGTGTAGTTCAGCGCCCCTCCGGCACCGTGCACAGCCGCAGCGCGTTCGTTTACCGGGGTCGGCGCGCCACCGCCCGGCTCACCCGCACACAGCGAGACCAAGTCGTGGCCCTCCGCTCGCAGCTCGGCCACCCGTCCGAGAATATCCATCACCTGAAACGGGGGCACCTGCGAGCGCCGCGAGGGTCGAAACGATGAACCAGTCATGCCCCGATCCTAGACGCCTTCGCGCCGCGAGGACTCCTCATCTAGGTCGTTGCGGCCCGCATCCTCATCGGATTCATCCTCGCCGTCAGAGTCCTCCTGCTCGGCTTCGTACCGGGCCATCTCCTCGTCGATGTCTTCTCGCGCGTGCTCCAGTTCTTCGGCACCCTCGCGGTCGGTCCACACCTTGACCACGCTCCAGGCCACCGCGGCCAGCGGGACCGCCAGCACCGCACCCACGATGCCGCCGAGCACGGTGCCGCCGGTTAGGGCCATCAAGATCACCAGGGCGTGCAGGTTCAGGGTCTGTGCCATCACCACCGGCTGCAGGAAGTTGCCCTCGAGCTGGTTCACCAGAATCACCGCGCCCAGCACGATCAGCGCCACAATCGGCCCGTTGGCCACCAGGGCAATCAGCGTGGCGAGAATACCGGCGATGGTCGCACCCACCAGCGGAATGAACGACCCCAGGAAGACGACGACGCCCAACGGCAGCGCGAGCGGCACCTGCAGGATGAACAGCGCCACGGTGATGCCGATGGCGTCCACCGCCGCAATGATGGCGGTGCCGCGGATGTATCCGCCGAAGGTGTGCAGGGCGCGGTCACCGGACATGATCCACTTGTCGCGGAAGTGCAGCGGGGTCCAGGAGACGAAGAACGCCCAGATCCGGTCGCCGTCTTTGAGCATGAAGAACAGGATCACCAGCAGCAGCACCAGGCCCGTCACAAAGCTGCCGGCCGCGCTGATCGTATTGAGCGCGCCAGTGCCGAACTGGGAACTGGTCGCAAACGAGGTCACCGTATCAATGGCCGAGTCGATCTGTGACTGATCGATGGTGATGCCCAGATCACCCACCAGACCCTCGACCAGTTCACGCAGCTCATTGAAGCCTTCCACCGCCTGTTCCACCAGCGTGGACCATTCGCGGATCACCGAGAACACGAGCCCGGTGCCGATACCTCCGAGCACCAGCAGCGAGCCCAGGAACACGCTCCACGCCGCCAGCATCGGCGACATGACCTTCCGCGCCTGCATCACCAGCGGCCACAGGGCACAGGCCAGAATCAGGGCGATCAGCGTAGGGATCACGATCACCGTCAGCCGCAGGGCCGCGATCACCATCATCCCGACCACGGTGCCGATGATGAGCAGCTGCAGGGCGCGGATGCCCATGCGTCCCATGGTGTCGGTCCAGAGGCCGCTGACCGTGAAGCTGGGCCGCTCCGTCTTCGTCTCCGACGACGCGACGACGGCGCCGGTCCCCTTCACAGGGCCAGAAGATTCGGCACGACGGCGTAAAGACATGAATGCTCCTCAAGACGGGAATCGGTGAGAGGTCTGCAGATCATGCTACGCCCCCACCCTTGCACCCCTCTATGACGCACCGCCCCGTGGTTTCTCACGAAGATTCGTGCCCACCGGCGCAACATCGGCACGTACATTTGTCGCGCAGGGTCATAAATCGGGCGAATAGGCCCGAATTCGGGTATTCGGGGCGCGCTGTCGCGGGGCGACCAAGCGTGACGACGGAGTTCACCAGGCCGGGGTTGGCGCCTGCTGTTGCACCATGATCACACTCGAGAACCTGACGAAGGTCTACGGTGACGGCCCCGACGCCGTCACCGTCTTGGACCGGCTGAACGTGAAGGTCGCCAGCGGCGAGATCCGCGCGATCGTCGGCCCCTCCGGATCTGGGAAGACCACGTTGGCCCACTGCATCAGCCTGCTGGAGCGACCCACGTCTGGCACCATCACGGTGAACGGCGAGCAGCTCTCCGGCGGCCAGCGGTCTCGACCCGCAGACCACCCGTTCGGTGGTGGAACTGCTGCGTGAGCTGCGCGACGATCTGGGGCTGGCGATCGTCTTCGTCACTCACGAGATGGACACGGTGTTGCACGCCGCCGACAGCGCCGCGCTGCTCAACCATGGCCGCATCGCCGAACAGGGTCGGCTGGTGGACTTGCTCCGCGACCCGTCATCCACCCTCGGCCGTGCCCTCCAGCCGCACCTTCCGGCCACGTCGACGACGACGGACGAACAGGTCTGGAAGGTCATCTTCGCCGCCTCGAACGTGCGTGGCGATTGGCTGCAGCAGCTCAGCGCGCCGTCGAGCGCTCAGCAGAGGTGCAGGCCGAACAGGCGCCGCAGACAGCGTCGCTGGACGCGCGGTTTCCACCGGCGAGGTCGCAGCCACGGTCTACCAGCACGAGCTGTGGCTGGCCCAGGTGCTCGAAGCCAACCCGGACTTCAGCCTCGAAGCGGCTACTCCCGTGTTCCGCTGGGGCTTCGGCGTCTACTCCGAAAAGTACGGGTCCATCGAGGAGATTCCCGACGGCGCCACCATCTCGCTCTACAACGATCCGGCGAACGAGGCTCAGGGGCTGTGGCTGCTGGAGGAGGCCGGGCTGATCGAGTTGGACGACAGCATCAACACATGGCAGGCCACCCAGGACGATATCGTCGCCAACCCGAAGAACCTGGAGTTCCTGCTGCTGGACTTCGCCGCGCCGACCCCGGATGAGTTTGCCGGCCAGCTCACCATCGGATCCGACTACAAGGACACCGAGAACATCCAGAACCTGGTCAAAGCATTCCAGGATCCGCGCGTCCAGGAGTTCCTCGCCGAGGATCCGGCCGTGAAGGGTCTACTACTCCCCTACGAGGACTGAGGTCCTCCTACGCAGGGGCGGTCAAGGCGTGGGACGACCGCCGTTGACGTTGAGTGTCTCTCCGATCACGTAGCTTGATTCGGAGGAGGCGAGGAACACAAATGCTGGTGCTATTTCGGTCGGCTGTCCCGCGCGGCCCAGGGGCGTGTCATGTCCGAAAACAGGCAGCTTCTCCTTGGGTTGGCCGTCGGACACCTGGAGAACGGTCCAGATCGGTCCCGGTGCTACCGCGTTGACGCGAATGCCACGCGGAGCCAGGTGCTGCCCAAGACCCTTGGTGAAGTTGTTGATAGCACCTTTGGTCGCAGCGTAGTCGAGGAGCACAGGTGAAGGGTCGTAGGCCTGAATCGAGGTGGAGTTGATAATAGATGAACCTGGCGGAAGGTGAGGCACAGCCGCTCGCGTCACACGATAGATTCCGTGAATATTCGTTTCGAATGTTGATGACCACTGGTCATCAGAAAGGTCTTCGAAATTTTCGACGGCAATCTGTCGGCCCGCGTTATTGACGAGAATATCCAACTGCCCCAATTCTGCAACGGCATCGTGGACAAGCTGTCGACAAAAGGACGGATCCGACAGGTCACCGGGTAGGAGAACTGCCCTCTGACCCGCGTCACGAATGACAGCGCAGACGTGCTCAGCGTCCTCTTCCTCTGAGGGCAGATAGTTCAGCGCAACGTCCGCACCTTCACGCGCAAAGGCGATCGCGACCGCAGCCCCAATACCGGAATCAGCGCCCGTGATCAGCGCGTGACGACCCACTAGCCTCCCCGTGCCAACATACGATTCCTCCCCGCGGTCCGGTGTCGGCTCGAGATCGGCATCCAGCCCGGGCTCAGGCTGGTCCTGTTTAGGTGGGCTAATCTTCGGGAAGCGATGGACTGGGTCCTGGAAGGTCAATTGATTCTGCTGAGTCATGGCGGTACTGTCCTTTCCTTACCTGCGGGATAGAGCGAGCGCTCAGAGGTCGGCACGTTACGATTTCTTCTTCGATTGGCGCTGGCTCTCCTTGTCGAGAGCATCAACCAGTTCGGCTTTCGTCATCGACGAGCGCCCTTTGATATCCAGCTTCTGGGCTTGTTTGTAGAGGTGGGCTTTAGACGCGCGAGCATTCACACCTCCGGCGGTCTCGCTATCCGCCGCTGACGAGCCGCTCTCGCTACGCGAGTCCGAGGGGCCCGCTTGCTTTTTCGCCTGCCAGCGGTCACCGACTTTCTCATGTGTGTGCTTCAGCGCCGCATAGGCGACTCGATGTGCTCGCTCTTCGTCGTCATACTCGTCCATGGCGGAGTCGTAGGCTTTGGCGAAGGTGCGTTGCGCCTTCTGGCTGGATTTCTTGAGGGTCGAGGGCAGCTCGGATTTCTTGGCATGCCCAGTCGAGGTGGTTTTCGGCATGGCGCTCTCCTTCACAATGCGTTGTCTCGATCCCACGAGACAAGCTGTCCGGATCACGCTAGGTGCGCATGACGGTGAAAACAACCTTCTGTCGCCACGAAAAACTCATAAGACTCAAGATGAGCCGCGAACTTCATGCGTTACTTGAGCGTCCTGAGTTACCATTCAATGCACTATTTTCACGAAACACAACATCGAGTTCCCGCGCTCCGTGCGGCCCTCTTGCGGGGTCCTCGCCGCATGGAGTTCAGCAGGCGAGGGTACAACTGCCCTCGGAGAGACAAACTCCGGCTCGGGGAGGATCAGACCTCTTCGGCGGCGAGCTGACCGCAGGCGCCGTCGATCTCCTTGCCGCGAGTGTCGCGCAGGGTGGTAGGCACTCCGGCGTCGTTGAGTCTGCGCACGAATTCTGCGGTGACGTCCGGCTCCGAAGACGTCCAGATGGAGCCGGGCGTCGGGTTCAGCGGAATCGGGTTGACGTGCACCCAGCCGCGGCCGCGGGCGTTGAGCTTCTTCGCCAGCAGGTCGGCACGCCAGGCGTGGTCGTTCATGTCCTTGATGAGCGCGTACTCGATGGACACCCGGCGCCCGGTGGTGCGGTAGTAGTTGTACGCCGCGTCGATAGCTTCGTCTGCTTTCCAGCGGGAGTTCACCGGGATCAGCTCGTCGCGCAGTTCGTCGTCCGGGGCGTGCAGCGAGAGAGCGAACGTCACCGGGATGCCCTCATCGGCCAGCTTGTTGATGGCCGGCACCAGTCCCACCGTGGAGACGGTGATGTTGCGGGCCGACATGCCCAGGCCCTCGGGCGCCGGATCCACCATGCGGCGCACCGAGGAGATGACCCGCTTGTAGTTGGCCAGCGGTTCACCCATCCCCATGAACACGATGTTGGAGACACGTTCGGCCGGGGCACTCGGATCGCGGTCACCGCGGCGACCGCCCAGCTCGCCGTCGGCGATGGCCTGATTGGCGCGGACCATCTGCTCGACGATCTCCGCTGTCGACATATTGCGGGTGAGCCCGTTCTGGCCGGTGGCGCAGAAGGGGCAGTTCATGCCGCAGCCGGCCTGCGAGGACACGCACAGGGTGATGCGGCCGGGGTAGCGCATCAGCACGGACTCAACGAGCGCGCCGTCAAAGAGCCGCCACAGGAATTTGATGGTGTCACCGGAATCGGTGGAGAATCGGCGCACCTCGGTGAGCAGCGGCGGCAGCATCTGCTCGACCAGCTCGGCGCGACCCGACTGCGGCAGATCCGTCATCTGCTCCGGATCGGAGGTGTGGTGCACGAAGTAGTGCGTGGAGAGCTGCTTGGCACGGAAGCCGGGCAGGCCCAGCTCTTTCACCTTCTCCTGACGTTCGGCGAGGGTGAGGTCGGCCAGGTGCGTCGGCGGCTGCTTCACGCGGGGCTGCTTGAACTGCAGCAGGGGCCGGCCCTCGGAGTTGGTGCGCTGGGTCCAGCCTTCGGCCTTGGGGCGCACCTGCGGGCGCGCGGAAGCCGCCGAGCCGGTCATGTTCCGGGATTCGGCGGGCGAACCGTAGCCGTGCTTCTTCAACCGGTCGCGGTCTTCGGCCAGTTCGGTCAGGGGGCGGGCTTCGACGTCGACGTCGTGCTCGGGGGTGTCCCGGGCGATGACCTTCGACGGAGCAGAATTCTCAGGGATGCGGTGCTCAGACATGGCCCCTCCATTGTCCCACAGCCGCGCAAATTCGCCGACGGCAGGGTCAGGTATGGAGTTGTGAGCGTCAGGCGCCTACCGTGGAAGGGACAGCACTTGATGCCCGCATTGCGTCTCGCATCGGAAACGGCAACCAAAGGAGTGACTGTCATGGCACCGCAGAGTTCGCCAGAAGAACCCGAAGAGACTCCCGGCCGCTTAGGCTTTTTCGCCGTGCCGGTCGAATTACTCGGCGTGGTGGCCGCGACCAGCGCCGGCGTGCTCACCGTGATGGCTCCTGATCAGTCCACCGTGCTCGGAATCATCATCCTCGTCATCGGCGCGGCGTTGCTCATCGATGTCAGCCGGCGCATTTGGCGCCTGGCCACCGGCCGCGAACACTACTGACGCCTGTAGGTGGGATGTTCGGCTCAGAACGGGGTGACGCCGGTCATGGCGGCGGCAGCTTTTTCGCCGATCAGCACCGAGGGGGCGTTGGTGTTGCCGGTGATCACCTGCGGCATGATCGAGGCATCGGCCACCCGCAGCCCCGCCAGCCCATGCACCCGGAAACTCTCGGGATCCACCACGGCGTCGGCGTCGCGCCCCATCCGACAGGTGCCCACCTGGTGGTGGTACGTCGTCGTGGTGTTGCGAATGTACTCGACGAGCGATTCCTCGTCGTCGCCCACCTCGGGGCCGGGGAACAGTTCGGTGGCACCCCATTCCTCGGTCAGCGGAGCCTGTGCGGCGATGGAGCGGCATTGGCGCAACGAGAACAGCATGGAGTCCAGGTCGGTACGCTCGGCGTAGGCGTTGAGATCCACGCGCACCGGGTCCTCTGGAGCGGGCCCGGACAGCGTCAGTGAGCCGCGCGAATCCGGACGCACGATCCCGGCCAGCAGCGAGAACCCTTCCTCCGGTCCTTCCATCAGCATGCCCGCTGTGTTGGTGTACATCGGCACCGAGAACAGGATCGGCTGGGTGTCGGGCACGGGCAGCTCGGGGTCCGATTTCGACCAGAAGTGCACCTGCGCGGCCGCCACCTCGGGTGGCCCTTGGGGCTTTTCGGTGGTGCAGATCACGGGCACCAGCAGGTGATCATGCAGGTTCTGGCCGACTCCGGGCAGATCGTGAGTCACCTCGACGCCGACCTCGTTCAGATGCGCACTCGGGCCAATCCCGGAGCGCAACAGGATCTCCGGGGACCCCAGCGCCCCC
It includes:
- a CDS encoding benzaldehyde dehydrogenase, with the protein product MTLLDSSLWSDKIFTGSWTAGSADSIDILNPADGTVLGRSGMASADDMRDAARTAAAAQKDWARTKPAERAAVLRRAGQIFEDHQAELIDWVQRETGAIPAKAGLEIHVAANECFDAAALPHHAMGEVLTSDEDHWSFARRLPVGVVGVISPFNFPLILSIRSVVPALALGNAVVLKPDPRTPVSGGVMIARALEEAGLPAGVFQMLPGGAEAGAVLTEAPEISVVSFTGSTAAGRKVGEAAGRNLKRVHLELGGNNATVVLPGADVAKAASAGAFGSFLHQGQVCMTTGRHLVHESLADEYVSALKEKAEHLPVGDPTHENTALGPIIDEKQRDNIDRIVREAKDAGANIVAGGTYENLFYAPTVITDLTEDNPAWSEEIFGPVAPVRTFATVEEAAEIVNSSEYGLSVGILGDVGEAMKLADLVRSGKVHINEQTVSDESNAPFGGFGDSGNGSRFGGYSANIEAFTEIQWLTMRSEIAPYPF
- a CDS encoding MFS transporter — translated: MTTHDDASAHRRPPLAISLAALTSSVDRFGISPLLMFIAVDFGVSLAGSVAVASVYFLCYGVSQPVWGILSDALGRLPVMRIALIGAVLGSLASLPAPGLLSLTLARAVTGAFFGAVVPASITYVGDTSTPRHRQSALSDLMAAIAVGTALATAAAGLVGQWLDWRVMFAVSAGLALVSLIPLFRLPEPERETGVSILRGMVLFFRERWALLVVGLAFVEGALVLGLLTLLAPALEHQGVSPGAAGLSVAAYGVATILVSRGVRPLTARWSPSRIIALGGTCLTLGLGIVALHQAVPTVIVAALLLGATWALMHTSLQAWVTEVVPSARGLSVAFFAGCLFAGSAAGSGLAGPLAEAGHWGLLFGVAAVVALALTVVAAATRSRYQYG
- a CDS encoding aminotransferase class I/II-fold pyridoxal phosphate-dependent enzyme gives rise to the protein MTGSSFRPSRRSQVPPFQVMDILGRVAELRAEGHDLVSLCAGEPGGGAPTPVNERAAAVHGAGGALNYTPVLGVQGLREAIAGHYRGWYGFDDSGAGVRAEHVAVTTGSSGAFVAAFLAAFDVGDRVAVARPGYAAYRNILTALGCDVVEVDAGAETGFQLTGAMLDRAVEEHGELAGVVVASPNNPTGTMITAENLRELTDWTSARGVRLVSDEIYHGITYTGDGRGHSAWEFGRDAIVISSFSKYWGMPGWRVGWMLMPDDLAPAVNALSGSVSLCPPAAAQYAAIEAFSPEAYAECDAQVQEFARTRSLMLEHQGSLGWTDAAPADGAFYFYARIPQDMLDRFGSSGAYCRALLEEAHVALTPGDDFDTARGNEYVRISFAAGYDAVAAGIERIIAFQK
- a CDS encoding AI-2E family transporter translates to MSLRRRAESSGPVKGTGAVVASSETKTERPSFTVSGLWTDTMGRMGIRALQLLIIGTVVGMMVIAALRLTVIVIPTLIALILACALWPLVMQARKVMSPMLAAWSVFLGSLLVLGGIGTGLVFSVIREWSTLVEQAVEGFNELRELVEGLVGDLGITIDQSQIDSAIDTVTSFATSSQFGTGALNTISAAGSFVTGLVLLLVILFFMLKDGDRIWAFFVSWTPLHFRDKWIMSGDRALHTFGGYIRGTAIIAAVDAIGITVALFILQVPLALPLGVVVFLGSFIPLVGATIAGILATLIALVANGPIVALIVLGAVILVNQLEGNFLQPVVMAQTLNLHALVILMALTGGTVLGGIVGAVLAVPLAAVAWSVVKVWTDREGAEELEHAREDIDEEMARYEAEQEDSDGEDESDEDAGRNDLDEESSRREGV
- a CDS encoding ATP-binding cassette domain-containing protein → MITLENLTKVYGDGPDAVTVLDRLNVKVASGEIRAIVGPSGSGKTTLAHCISLLERPTSGTITVNGEQLSGGQRSRPADHPFGGGTAA
- a CDS encoding MetQ/NlpA family ABC transporter substrate-binding protein, which encodes MAIGCSSSARRRALSRGAGRTGAADSVAGRAVSTGEVAATVYQHELWLAQVLEANPDFSLEAATPVFRWGFGVYSEKYGSIEEIPDGATISLYNDPANEAQGLWLLEEAGLIELDDSINTWQATQDDIVANPKNLEFLLLDFAAPTPDEFAGQLTIGSDYKDTENIQNLVKAFQDPRVQEFLAEDPAVKGLLLPYED
- a CDS encoding SDR family oxidoreductase, with protein sequence MTQQNQLTFQDPVHRFPKISPPKQDQPEPGLDADLEPTPDRGEESYVGTGRLVGRHALITGADSGIGAAVAIAFAREGADVALNYLPSEEEDAEHVCAVIRDAGQRAVLLPGDLSDPSFCRQLVHDAVAELGQLDILVNNAGRQIAVENFEDLSDDQWSSTFETNIHGIYRVTRAAVPHLPPGSSIINSTSIQAYDPSPVLLDYAATKGAINNFTKGLGQHLAPRGIRVNAVAPGPIWTVLQVSDGQPKEKLPVFGHDTPLGRAGQPTEIAPAFVFLASSESSYVIGETLNVNGGRPTP
- a CDS encoding ChaB family protein, producing the protein MPKTTSTGHAKKSELPSTLKKSSQKAQRTFAKAYDSAMDEYDDEERAHRVAYAALKHTHEKVGDRWQAKKQAGPSDSRSESGSSAADSETAGGVNARASKAHLYKQAQKLDIKGRSSMTKAELVDALDKESQRQSKKKS
- the rlmN gene encoding 23S rRNA (adenine(2503)-C(2))-methyltransferase RlmN; the protein is MTGSAASARPQVRPKAEGWTQRTNSEGRPLLQFKQPRVKQPPTHLADLTLAERQEKVKELGLPGFRAKQLSTHYFVHHTSDPEQMTDLPQSGRAELVEQMLPPLLTEVRRFSTDSGDTIKFLWRLFDGALVESVLMRYPGRITLCVSSQAGCGMNCPFCATGQNGLTRNMSTAEIVEQMVRANQAIADGELGGRRGDRDPSAPAERVSNIVFMGMGEPLANYKRVISSVRRMVDPAPEGLGMSARNITVSTVGLVPAINKLADEGIPVTFALSLHAPDDELRDELIPVNSRWKADEAIDAAYNYYRTTGRRVSIEYALIKDMNDHAWRADLLAKKLNARGRGWVHVNPIPLNPTPGSIWTSSEPDVTAEFVRRLNDAGVPTTLRDTRGKEIDGACGQLAAEEV
- a CDS encoding GMC family oxidoreductase, whose protein sequence is MSTTDYLLIGAGSAGCVLARRLVDAGHRVTLVEAGGADTNPDIDDVSRLGFLWGAAEDWNYFTTEQTELNGRSIHLPRGKVMGGSHALNATIWVRGDRWDYDTWAEQGCTGWGWDDVLPYFETAESHLDITEDGYPHHAIQQSLYDAVVAEGVPENPNYNSGDVEGVGWMQLTMRDQKRLNTWRAYLKPLADHENLTLVTGATARRLLLDGDTVTGAEFTDADGETLTVTADEVVLTAGALGSPEILLRSGIGPSAHLNEVGVEVTHDLPGVGQNLHDHLLVPVICTTEKPQGPPEVAAAQVHFWSKSDPELPVPDTQPILFSVPMYTNTAGMLMEGPEEGFSLLAGIVRPDSRGSLTLSGPAPEDPVRVDLNAYAERTDLDSMLFSLRQCRSIAAQAPLTEEWGATELFPGPEVGDDEESLVEYIRNTTTTYHHQVGTCRMGRDADAVVDPESFRVHGLAGLRVADASIMPQVITGNTNAPSVLIGEKAAAAMTGVTPF